Proteins encoded by one window of Paenibacillus sp. DCT19:
- a CDS encoding helix-turn-helix domain-containing protein, whose product MSEDKNAKQMCEKVEQSYQIIGRKWVALIIHALMEEPKRFSEIHAYIPDLSKRVLNERMKELEEEGLVVRHVVTERPVRTEYMLSRKGTELGRALSAVERWADKWL is encoded by the coding sequence ATGAGCGAGGATAAGAATGCCAAGCAAATGTGCGAAAAAGTGGAACAATCTTATCAGATCATTGGCCGCAAATGGGTAGCCCTCATTATTCATGCGTTGATGGAAGAACCCAAACGTTTCAGTGAAATTCACGCTTATATCCCTGACTTGAGCAAACGTGTGTTGAATGAACGAATGAAGGAACTTGAGGAAGAAGGACTCGTGGTTCGTCATGTGGTTACAGAACGTCCGGTTCGGACAGAATATATGTTGTCCCGCAAAGGGACAGAGCTCGGGAGGGCATTAAGTGCCGTGGAACGATGGGCTGATAAGTGGCTTTAA
- a CDS encoding DUF6258 family protein: MHPKAFIQTVYLGDRGCKQIIMDGWNSLVKIQVTTVSRVRTTTWDYYSDEDIINGYIVFSNVESIRMEPSGYIPNDSITELKVEELDDGMFLFTFSAYSAKGHDSVEVITSIVASGIHLEDPMNPGKQLID; the protein is encoded by the coding sequence ATGCATCCTAAAGCGTTTATTCAAACAGTATATCTTGGTGATCGCGGTTGTAAGCAAATCATTATGGATGGCTGGAACTCTCTAGTGAAAATACAAGTGACCACAGTATCTAGAGTTAGAACGACTACATGGGATTATTATTCGGATGAAGACATTATTAATGGATACATTGTGTTCTCTAATGTTGAATCCATCCGGATGGAGCCGAGTGGCTACATTCCAAACGATAGCATTACTGAATTGAAGGTGGAAGAGCTGGACGATGGCATGTTTTTGTTCACCTTCTCGGCATATTCAGCAAAGGGTCATGATTCAGTTGAAGTGATAACAAGTATAGTGGCTAGCGGAATTCATTTGGAAGACCCAATGAACCCAGGTAAGCAACTAATAGATTAA